One Nocardioides luti DNA window includes the following coding sequences:
- a CDS encoding threonine dehydratase: MVDPDAPTGGPDERRARQTELYGAPVAELTATIGERLGLDLGGIARVIGVSVPMLTAVRDAHRVRIGNPVATARLEMLRDFAGHLASGAADPVEIPVTLAQIAAASGPLPHSGVTAVASGPRHASGSGSSSGDGAGESSANGTVGGTLTVETLRAARERVARHVPRTPTRRWPLLEQATGTETWVKHENHTPTGAFKVRGGLTFVARQLAATPDLPGLVSASRGNHSQSLAFAGRAHGVPVTIVVPEGNSPDKNAATEALGAELVVHGRDFQEAVEHARVVALERGLVMVPSFHPWLVEGVATYAAELHEDVAALDTVYVPVGMGSGICANIAVRDLLGRSTEIVGVVAERAPAYALSFEAGRPVPTDEADTFVDGVACREPHLDAVARIVAGAARIVRVSEEQAAAAMALMYRATHNLAEPAGSLALAGLLAERDRVAGRRVAVVHTGGNADFDVLTRALTG, translated from the coding sequence GTGGTCGACCCCGACGCCCCCACCGGCGGCCCGGACGAGCGCCGCGCCCGCCAGACCGAGCTGTACGGCGCCCCGGTGGCCGAGCTGACGGCGACGATCGGCGAGCGGCTCGGCCTCGACCTCGGCGGCATCGCCCGGGTGATCGGGGTGTCCGTGCCGATGCTGACCGCGGTCCGCGACGCGCACCGCGTGCGGATCGGCAACCCGGTGGCGACCGCGCGGCTGGAGATGCTGCGCGACTTCGCCGGGCACCTCGCCTCGGGCGCGGCGGACCCGGTCGAGATCCCGGTGACGCTGGCCCAGATCGCCGCCGCGTCCGGCCCGCTGCCGCACAGCGGGGTGACCGCGGTGGCCTCCGGCCCCCGCCACGCGTCCGGGTCCGGGTCCTCGTCCGGGGACGGCGCCGGGGAGTCGTCCGCGAACGGCACCGTCGGTGGCACCCTCACCGTCGAGACCCTGCGCGCGGCCCGCGAGCGCGTCGCCCGGCACGTCCCGCGGACGCCCACCCGCCGCTGGCCGCTCCTGGAGCAGGCGACCGGTACCGAGACCTGGGTCAAGCACGAGAACCACACCCCCACCGGCGCCTTCAAGGTCCGCGGCGGCCTCACCTTCGTGGCCCGCCAGCTCGCGGCCACCCCCGACCTGCCCGGCCTCGTCTCCGCCAGCCGGGGCAACCACAGCCAGAGCCTGGCCTTCGCCGGCCGGGCCCACGGCGTGCCGGTCACGATCGTGGTGCCGGAGGGCAACTCCCCCGACAAGAACGCCGCCACCGAGGCGCTGGGCGCCGAGCTGGTCGTGCACGGTCGCGACTTCCAGGAGGCGGTCGAGCACGCCCGGGTGGTCGCGCTCGAGCGCGGCCTGGTGATGGTGCCGTCGTTCCACCCGTGGCTGGTCGAGGGCGTGGCGACGTACGCCGCGGAGCTGCACGAGGACGTCGCGGCCCTGGACACGGTCTACGTGCCGGTCGGGATGGGCAGCGGGATCTGCGCGAACATCGCGGTCCGCGACCTGCTCGGCCGCTCCACCGAGATCGTCGGCGTCGTGGCCGAGCGCGCGCCGGCGTACGCCCTCTCCTTCGAGGCGGGCCGGCCGGTGCCCACCGACGAGGCCGACACGTTCGTGGACGGCGTGGCCTGCCGCGAGCCGCACCTCGACGCCGTGGCGCGCATCGTCGCCGGGGCTGCCCGGATCGTGCGGGTCAGCGAGGAGCAGGCCGCGGCCGCGATGGCGCTGATGTACCGCGCGACGCACAACCTCGCCGAGCCCGCCGGGTCCCTGGCGCTGGCCGGCCTGCTGGCCGAGCGGGACCGCGTGGCGGGGCGCCGGGTCGCGGTCGTGCACACCGGCGGCAACGCCGACTTCGACGTCCTCACCCGCGCCCTCACGGGGTGA
- a CDS encoding lipid II:glycine glycyltransferase FemX, with the protein MLSVRVIPETEHLEFIRGRRSASFLQVPAWGRVKSEWRRESLGWFRDDELVGAGLVLYRQLPKIKRYLAYLPEGPVIDWEDEDLATWLRPLTAHLKQQGAFGVRMGPPVVTRRWSAAQVKEGIADDGVRRLGELAPLERGSVGARVVSQLNHLGWHPQAVEGGFAAGQPQYNFVVPLRDDAGDPRTEDDVLKGMNQQWRRNIKKAAKEGVEVTSVSGADVGEELKAFHDLYAHTAQRDHFTPRPLSYFRTMCEALGAEDPDRIRVWFARHEGDLVASTISIRVGGHAWYSYGASSTEKRDVRGSNAVQWAMIQDALAAGADVYDLRGITDTLDADDPHVGLIQFKVGTGGEAVEHAGEWDLPLSGALYKAFQLYLKRRG; encoded by the coding sequence GTGCTGAGCGTGCGAGTGATCCCCGAGACCGAGCACCTGGAGTTCATCCGGGGCCGCCGCTCGGCGAGCTTCCTCCAGGTCCCCGCGTGGGGCCGGGTGAAGTCCGAGTGGCGCCGCGAGTCGCTGGGCTGGTTCCGCGACGACGAGCTGGTCGGCGCCGGGCTGGTGCTCTACCGCCAGCTGCCGAAGATCAAGCGTTACCTCGCCTACCTCCCCGAGGGCCCGGTGATCGACTGGGAGGACGAGGACCTCGCCACCTGGCTGCGGCCGCTGACCGCGCACCTCAAGCAGCAGGGCGCCTTCGGCGTCCGGATGGGCCCGCCCGTGGTGACCCGCCGCTGGAGCGCGGCCCAGGTCAAGGAGGGCATCGCCGACGACGGCGTACGACGCCTGGGCGAGCTCGCGCCGCTCGAGCGCGGCTCCGTCGGCGCCCGGGTCGTCTCCCAGCTCAACCACCTGGGCTGGCACCCGCAGGCCGTCGAGGGCGGCTTCGCCGCCGGCCAGCCGCAGTACAACTTCGTCGTCCCGCTGCGGGACGACGCGGGTGACCCGCGCACCGAGGACGACGTCCTCAAGGGCATGAACCAGCAGTGGCGCCGCAACATCAAGAAGGCCGCCAAGGAGGGCGTCGAGGTCACCAGCGTCAGCGGCGCCGACGTCGGCGAGGAGCTCAAGGCCTTCCACGACCTCTACGCCCACACCGCGCAGCGCGACCACTTCACGCCGCGGCCGCTGTCCTACTTCCGCACGATGTGCGAGGCGCTCGGCGCCGAGGACCCGGACCGCATCCGGGTCTGGTTCGCGCGCCACGAGGGTGACCTCGTCGCCTCGACGATCTCGATCCGGGTCGGCGGCCACGCGTGGTACTCCTACGGCGCCTCCTCGACCGAGAAGCGCGACGTGCGCGGCTCCAACGCGGTGCAGTGGGCGATGATCCAGGACGCCCTCGCCGCCGGTGCGGACGTCTACGACCTGCGCGGCATCACCGACACCCTCGACGCCGACGACCCGCACGTCGGCCTCATCCAGTTCAAGGTCGGCACCGGCGGCGAGGCCGTCGAGCACGCGGGCGAGTGGGACCTGCCGCTGAGCGGGGCGCTCTACAAGGCCTTCCAGCTCTACCTGAAGCGCCGGGGCTAG
- a CDS encoding deoxyribonuclease IV → MLIGAHVDQTDPLAEAAARQAPLVQFFLGDPQGYQGPEIRYAGGADGLKADAEAAGVDLYVHAPYIVNVATTNNRIRIPSRKLLQQHVDAAASIGAKGLIVHGGHVNKTDDPEKGFDNWRKAIEATDLKLPLLIENTAGGDNAMTRHLERIARVWDAIASAEQADRVGFCLDTCHAHAGGNALETVVGDVLAITGRIDLVHCNDSRDAFDSGADRHANFGAGTIDPELLASVVREAGAPVVCETPGGAAEHTADFAWLAERL, encoded by the coding sequence ATGTTGATCGGAGCCCACGTCGACCAGACCGACCCGCTCGCGGAGGCCGCCGCGCGGCAGGCCCCGCTCGTGCAGTTCTTCCTCGGCGACCCCCAGGGCTACCAGGGCCCCGAGATCCGGTACGCCGGCGGCGCGGACGGCCTGAAGGCCGACGCCGAGGCCGCCGGCGTGGACCTCTACGTGCACGCGCCCTACATCGTGAACGTCGCCACCACGAACAACCGGATCCGGATCCCCAGCCGCAAGCTGCTGCAGCAGCACGTCGACGCCGCGGCCTCGATCGGGGCCAAGGGCCTGATCGTCCACGGCGGCCACGTGAACAAGACCGACGACCCCGAGAAGGGCTTCGACAACTGGCGCAAGGCGATCGAGGCGACCGACCTCAAGCTGCCGCTGCTGATCGAGAACACCGCCGGCGGCGACAACGCCATGACCCGCCACCTCGAGCGGATCGCGCGGGTCTGGGACGCCATCGCCTCGGCCGAGCAGGCCGACCGGGTCGGCTTCTGCCTCGACACCTGCCACGCCCACGCCGGCGGCAACGCCCTCGAGACCGTCGTCGGGGACGTCCTGGCCATCACCGGCCGGATCGACCTCGTGCACTGCAACGACAGCCGCGACGCCTTCGACTCGGGCGCCGACCGGCACGCGAACTTCGGCGCCGGCACGATCGACCCCGAGCTGCTCGCCTCCGTCGTCCGCGAGGCGGGCGCCCCGGTCGTGTGCGAGACCCCCGGCGGTGCCGCCGAGCACACCGCCGACTTCGCCTGGCTGGCCGAACGCCTGTGA
- a CDS encoding family 16 glycosylhydrolase, translated as MSAPRLARLTALGGAAALALSLLSAAAPQAALAHHAGSAPGPVNAQTTFGWGRPQWQDEFEYAKRARHWDVSGRGNVRNQFGQLTLNTGRRGDTTATLDRRGHATGRWEIRLRSHRYGSGHTNYRVQTELVPAGDRRQACGARNVALESYRLSRSHADFWIRAHHRQFTASKRLNLSNDRWHTFGVEVTRHRITWFVDAHAVRTERRPKARSGVPLTVRFRMDAKPGARMNQSRMQMDWLRYYDLHRPNRKSTAAPRTHKSTYQRTC; from the coding sequence ATGTCTGCCCCCCGTCTCGCCCGTCTGACCGCCCTGGGCGGCGCTGCCGCGCTCGCCCTCAGCCTGCTCTCGGCCGCTGCGCCGCAGGCCGCGCTGGCCCACCACGCCGGCTCCGCGCCGGGGCCGGTGAACGCCCAGACCACCTTCGGCTGGGGGCGCCCGCAGTGGCAGGACGAGTTCGAGTACGCCAAGCGCGCCCGCCACTGGGACGTCAGCGGCCGCGGCAACGTCCGCAACCAGTTCGGCCAGCTCACGCTGAACACCGGGCGGCGCGGCGACACCACCGCCACCCTGGACCGGCGCGGCCACGCGACCGGACGCTGGGAGATCCGGCTCCGCTCGCACCGCTACGGCAGCGGCCACACGAACTACCGCGTCCAGACCGAGCTGGTCCCCGCGGGCGACCGCCGCCAGGCCTGCGGCGCGCGCAACGTCGCGCTCGAGAGCTACCGCCTGTCGCGCTCGCACGCGGACTTCTGGATCCGGGCCCACCACCGCCAGTTCACCGCCTCGAAGCGCCTGAACCTCAGCAACGACCGGTGGCACACCTTCGGCGTCGAAGTGACCCGGCACCGGATCACCTGGTTCGTCGACGCGCACGCGGTCCGCACCGAGCGCCGGCCCAAGGCGCGCTCCGGCGTCCCGCTCACGGTCCGCTTCCGGATGGACGCGAAGCCGGGCGCGCGGATGAACCAGAGCCGCATGCAGATGGACTGGCTGCGCTACTACGACCTCCACCGCCCGAACCGGAAGTCCACGGCCGCGCCGCGCACCCACAAGAGCACCTACCAGCGCACCTGCTGA